ggtgCTGGTGTGCATGTTtgaactttttattattgatgtaTATAACTGAGAGAAATGAAGTCaagcattttatttatatacttagtcaatcattatagaaatatagGAACAAAACATCTATTGACACAATATAATCATTTGTGCTTAGAAATATCGCAATGATACAGATTACAAACGCTATAAAAAcgtaacaaaattattctgaattttacaaatgaatttttatttatatatattgtgttaaatttatctttagtTGGAGCCATCGCATTGTTAATTGCccttttttatgtataaaatatttttcaaagaaaatttagagAGTTTGTGCACATGTAGTAAATTagctaaaaaaagaatatataatttgcaaGAACTTTTATTGAATAAGCTTTGGCTCTTAATGCTTGAACGTAAAATTTGGTTATGGACACACTCTTCCATGGTGTACGGTGGTTGGTGGCGGACTCTGAGTACTTAACAAGGCACGCTGGTTGGGCTGGTTGCAGGGTAAGGTAAAGTCTCCTTCCTCGTCAACATCTGGGGGGGACAGTCCGGAAGAAATCGGTCCCCCCACCCCAGTAACCTCTGCATCTTCGGGGGAGACCCCAACAAGTGTATCTGAGGCCATTCCTGTACCCCAACAACCCTCTCAAGAAAAACCACAGAGACCCTTCTCGCTCAAGGTACGATTCTACATAAAAGATTTCTCTCCAGGCAGGAACTTGGAAAATGTAATGCagcaatactttttttttaaacgattaatatgTGCTTTTGTATGGctttaaaatatcgatccaGTTagttcttcattttttctgatGCATAGTATAGTAAatgaatcaaataaaaaatcctaatttattattacagttCTCATTGTTgccatttaaaaatgataaaaagggAACGAAAAAATTAAGCCAAAAATTTCTAAAGTGTATGATCGCTTCTTATATTACTTCTTAGTAGAAAACGTTcacttttttataacaatcgaattaattatttatgcttttagatgataataatagtgagTATTCGAGGAAAACGAAACAATAcaagtatattttaattataaatattataacaactCTCCTTTTCCCCCATaccatttttaaatttcatgaaTTGTGAAGTGCATGATGCAGTACTAAACACTCTTGAGAAAATGTATGCTACTCACAagcatatttttattgatattttttctttattcttttgcatttttattttaacattaacAAAAGGATAACTTATGGGTTGTGTGCGTATGTTGTTCTTATGAATGTTCTGTATatgatttgatttctttttttttcttttttgtattttcttcctcttgcttttgtataatttatgcCACAATGGCACTTTTTAGTCTAGAAAACTTATcactaattttattatttaattatatatttagatttgATTGTTATATGATTCTTAAATTGTGTTGTGTTTTGTAcagtaatatgaaatattgatCAAACAAATCTGACATGTTTTAGCAGATCTTTAACCACGAGTATCGTAATCTATTTTTTAGAAGATACAATAAATGAtcttaaatgtaaatttataatatttgaagtttgttattttctattatattttatagaaagagaatattcaaGATTAacattgtaaatttattatatatatatatcactcttttatataatagattattcAGAGAATTATCTACGATGtcacgaataaattatttaaaatcatgATGATACATGCAGGAAATCAGCGAAGATGTTCGAGACGTAGAGCATAAATGGTTGGAGCAAGATGGAAGTGCACCGTTTATTGAAACAAGGCGTACTCCGGACATAGAAAATATGGATCTAGAACAGTATCATCAATCTATATCACTGTtagtatttgatatatatatatatgtgtgtgtatcttaattatatatttcgatatgtGTGATCTTATATGTTACACTTGTGCTTATCATaagaatgtaattattattaagaaatatttttgatacagAATGAATAACAGCCTCAGTGAAATACAAGCTGATATACAACGTTTAGCTAATCAACAAAATCaaatacaacaacaacactTAATGACACAACATCAGCAACAAATGCAACAACAATTGCAACAGTTGCAAAGCCTTAGTCAACAGCATATGCAAGTAAGATATTGCTTGAGTAAATTTCTGTTCTtcttaatttgaaatatttcgattttttagtCTTATGGTATGTCTCCAATGAGTACATTAACTCCAAGAATACAAGATTCTCAACAATCACAGTTTTATTTACACGATCAACCGCAGTTACAAAGGAGAACATGGGGACAACCTCCGCCAAATCAGAATTTAACTAACGAAATGAACGTTGGATACCAACAATCTATCGATTCGCGATTCAATCCACAAACCACTGGTAAGTTTTTCTGTCATTTATTACTTATCATTTTATTGTTCgatatcttattaaaatatttccgatAATTTGTAGCTTACCAACAAGATATGCGTTTATATCAAGATACAAGAAGTTGGAATACTCATCCATCGCAACAAAAAGGTTTTGTATTTCATGAAACATCTCAAGAGCCAAGGTATCTTAATGGTGGGGATCATAGTCTTTGTAATAATCAAATGAATCAGCCTGTTTCCACTTATCCAACATCTGCGTCACTTTTTAATCAAACTGCATCAACGACTGCTAGTCCTCAACATCGTAACGCcgtaagattattttattagttagactttaaaagaaaaagctactcgatcataattatatttacttatattttacgtatagATTCATCGAATAAGTCAGTTAATGAGCGAAAGTCCAGAATCTAAAAGGCCAACCGTACATCATATTCCAATGACCTGCGAAAGTCCAACTGAAAAAAGGCAATGTGCAACTTTACATACTCCTGTTCCAGCTCCACCTGTTGATGATATGAAACCACAGAATATATCGTTCATTGGTTAATaccacatatttatatatcaatcgaaCAATACCtgatcgaattaatatttttaatctggcgatataatttttaggaAACGACGATGAAGTCGTACAAGGTATACGAGGTTTGCATATCACTTCGGGTAGTCGAACATATAGGATACCATCTCCAACTAGGCCTTCGATATCACGAAATTCTTTTCAACCTCATCCATCCCTCAGAGAAGCAACACCGTCTCCTTCGAGAACCCCAGAAGTTACACCGCTCGATCCTACAGATGCCGGTGAAAAGGGTTTCTACATTTCATTCGATAACGATGTGCCTAAGAAGCCAAAACCAACTCTTAGAGTTAAAAGAACATCTCCGAAGAAGGTAATTCCAATGATTTTAAAAGTTACGATCTCATCCAAGCGTTTGAAAAATCTTCATTATTACGTACGATCATTTCGTAGGAAAGAAACGTGTCTTCTTACATAGAACACGATGACTACGCAGTACGTACAGAATCGCCACCTGTTAGTGTCACGGAAAGACAAAAACAATTAGAAGCGCAAAGagatttagaaagagaaaggcaaCGTCAAgccgaagagagagaatttcatAGACAAgaaatgagagatagagaattacaaaaagaaatagatagagaacgtcagagagaaagacaacgTGATAGTAGTACGGAAGGTCGTCAGTCTAGTAGTGCTGGTTTAGTTATTGGAAAACAGTTGACAAATCCTGATCCAGTGAGTGtgtttattaatgttatattagaagaaataatgttaaatgTATAATTGGCGATACTTATTGGTACTTGTAATGCTTGTAGAATTCATTAGacgagatggaaagaaagaaagaacggatAATGTTACTGTCGCTGCAGAGAAGACAACAgcaagaagaaatgaaagaaagaaaggaagctGAAGCTCAAGCACgtagagaacaagagaaattaaaagcaGAAGAGAGAGCACgtaagaaggaggaggaaagacaGAGGAGAGCAAACATTTTAGAACAGTATAAAGTTAAGAAAGCCATCGAGGAAGCGGAAAGAGAAGTAAGCGAGCGTTTAACTAAATTATACTTCGctgataattatgattattacttATCGAGATTTACGTCGTATCTCTATTCAATCTTTAGGGAAAAGTCATCGACAAAGAATTGTTAAATGCAATAAAACCAACCAAATTACGTAATAAGACTGCAACGACGCGTCCACGACCAAAGACAATTCACGTAGACGCTGGTACGGAATTGGATTCTGGAGCTCTTACGCCTAGTCGTGGAAAGAAAGGTTCTTCCTCTAATTTGAGTACAGGTAGGTTTGATTATTCACGTGCATCACAATCGTTATGACGATTCCTTCAAGTCAtccgtgttctttttttagagatgagattatgtatataatacggTCAGAATCTATCTGTCATAGAATCGTTATATCTTTCCAATTTCTATCCTAATGCGTTTATACATACTCGAATCTCTGAAAAGATAGTATAATAATCAATGTTGCAACATGTGTATTCACCCATCTCATCGTAATAATCCAATGATAGTAACAATACCTTAATGTTGTAATGTTGCATTTAGTCTTTGCATGGCGAAGATTCGAACAAAAGACATGTTTGATTTTTTTGGCAAGaccaattttatatttttgttttattttatttttttatttttttcagtttttctatttttctttttttttttttttgttgttgtatttcttttgattataattattctcaCGAGTTATCTCACTCAGTCACGTGTCCACGAGctacaaattttcttatctatgCTACCATGTTACGCTACAGTTGATAGCGTAATAATATCATTCAACATTCGTATAAAACAATTAGTCacaattatatagatattttgtaTCTGAAtgacatatacataaacatatacatatacatatacatacactgtCCAAGCGAAACTAGAgtagcaaaagaaaattcgagcTGATGTTGTGCACTAACACACTTACTATAGCGTCGCTGACCTCCCCGACGATGAGGCGAGACTACTACCGAGGCTCGCAGGACAGTCTTACTGCTGCTCACCTTGATGATCGACGTTCCGGCCCCCTTTATCGGGGCGGCAGCCTCAGGGGTATGCACTACACACACTCCACTCGCATTATCTAAATAAGTTGCACTAAAGAAATTTCTCAagagataatattatactgCACTTTTCAATTGATAGAgcataaaatatcttttaataactTATTCAGAAAATTGTTGATTATAAGATTACCGttttataatcaaaatttattattcacaaCGTCAAGAATTTATGTCtctttaataatgaataaatttaaaaatatacagataaagtaatattcagcaaaaaaaaatacttcacAACATAAACAATATcagaaaaacatatataatatatatatatatataatatattacacttattcttatagtatataatacataatagtTTTTACTTTAACATGTTTTCGTAGACCGTGTTAGACAATgtttaatactattatttaatgacaattatatttttatttgcattaatgttaataatatgataGGATTAAATTAACTATTTAATCACTTTCATTGTATTAATGGTTAGAAATTGAAGTTGAATCTACGAAGTAATTAGTCAATGTGCGAGTTAATGATAGTAGTTGTAAGTAGCGACGTTCGACGCAATTGAAAAACTATCATTGACGAACTATTTCGTAGAATTAAACTCAATTATGAACCATTACTCCAATTAATGATTAAACaactaatttaattattaattgaatgaattattattggcTAACATTGTATGTAGTTAacgagttatttttttttctttttgtcactgcactcattctttttattttattgtgcATGTTTGAGATTGTTTTTGGATACGTCTATATTGGTAAATAATATCGTAGTTAAAGTAATCTTAGATACATTCGTAAATTCGGATTATCGATCAACCGGATTGTAATAGCGCTACCCTATTTTTTAGTATCTTCCGTAGATTCACCCGATGATGGTAGAGGTTCATCTCCCTGTCGAAGCGTAAAGCAGCTTGGAAGACGTGGTTCCTACAAAACATCAAGAGGTGggtttaatatcatttatacaaAGAATGCTAATGATGTTTTTCTTAAACGTTTTGCTTGACGAAAGTAGATTCATTGCAGGATGTATCACTGGTATGGGCGCCTACGTATCAATCTTACAAATGTTGAACGTTTTATTagacttatttaattattctccAAATGACTCTGAGCAAGGTTATTTGAGGggtatgaattttatttttaagtagCGCCTTTCGTAGTAGTTATATTTCAGTTGGAACGCAACATTATTCTGCACCAAAACTGCACCGGCTACTTGAGTTTTCGATATTCCCAGCGGACATGGCTCGTAGTTAGACTCATCCCCTGATGCAATGACGTACGATTGAAGCATCCCCTACTATTAATCTCTGATCGTACATGGCGTTAAGTGTAACAAGGTAAACGTTGCATTATTGCAGATGTGCAGGAGCCTCAGCAACAGGTTAGAGGCAGGCCTAAATACCCGACTTACCAAAACTTTAAGGGAAGAAAATCTAATTCCTTGATGAATTTGTGTGGTAAGAAGCACCAAGTGACTTGGAATATCGTTAAATCCCCTTTTTCTATCATGTGCAACAGTCTTAAATGTCCCACACGCCGTTCTAATTTTTGTAGGCAATAGCAATTACACGTAGTAGCATGGTGGCAGATTGGAGCACAGGTGGCAATGATATtcatacacacatttatacacatacacgcgcgcgcgcgagtaGTCATGTTGTGTGCTGTCAAAGTTTCatcaatattatcatttacttCTTTAcggtttaataaatttttctataagattTTTAATCTTTGTTCAGTCTAAGTTGACCGATCAATATTGAACATTTTATCGATTGTTATATCGGTGTAACTTTGACCGTGTCATTCGTAAGATATTTCATTTGCTATTGTAGATAATTTTCAGTTGAAGCTTCTTGGGCTTGTTGTTGTACAGCACTGGTTATGGGTACATGTCTCTTCAGTGTCTTTTCAGATTATTGTTGGTGGCTCCAGTtcccattaaaaaaaaaaaaacctctCACTTTGGCTCACATTCTGAGTCCTGTATCATATCAATTATCCCGTCACATTTTCtcagatatatatttgttttaccaTTCCTATCTGTTTTTATTTCCAGGTGTTATTATGGTATTAACGTATAGCAAATTCATGAAATGTTTCAgcttcgaataataaatagattagTATTTCGATCATTCCTTGCTAAGCTTTATAAATCGAAGCTTATATGATAGTTATGAATTTGGTATACATGCCGTATTTGTCTAatgttgtaaataaaaaaatagaatatcagCAGTCAAAGTTTCACTATAAGTGAAATTTCGAATGTTAAtaagaaattcaaaaattaattttagataGAATTCGAGAGTTAAAAAGCGTTCACTagttaatcaattaataaacCCCAGATAAATTAGTACTTTAGAATAAAACAGTAGTTTTGTTTGTTaacaattgttattattagattattcCGAATCGTAAagtttattattgaaaagaaaaagtatgaagaatattagtatataataaagcTTCTTATAAATGTTAAgcgatttttctatatattggACGCAAGCTATGAAGATGGATATTTTTGAAGTGAGCAGGTTATCAGTCTTTCTCGTAAGTCTAACAAGTGACTAATATCTTTTGAATTTACTAAGAACTAACAGTTCAAAGACTTATCAAATTCTTatttcatattctttctcGCTTGGATGggtcaacaacaacaataataataatagtaataataataataatattaatattaatatattaataataataaaaaatgctcTCTCTGACATTTTATAAGTGACACTTCACTTTGTTTTTTCAATATGGATAAGCTACGTATGTCcgtatttttctatcatttatttctatcttcataCGTCGAGCTTGCGTTCACAGGTTCGAGTAGTGATCAAGACGGTATGATGTGTCGGTACACAGATACGGATAGCGGATTGGGTCGAGCAACACCACCTAGACGTGCGCCTAGTCCTGGTATGGGAAGTATGAGACATCTTCCATCACCATCGGGTCCTGGATCCTTGCCACCTGGTCTGATGACAAAAAGAAGAGTCTTTGACGATGGTAGCAGCGATATCAGCAGTACACCAAGTTCGATGATGGATTATAGTGGtaaatttaacgaaacgatactttgataattaatttctttttaacaaactTTTCTTAAAATCTGTGTGTCTTATTTAAAGGTCCAAGATTGTATAAACAACCTACAACTAAATCGAACCGTGGTATTATGTTGAACGCTGTTGAATATTGCGTGTTTCCTGGTACAGTCAATAAAGAAGCCAAGAGAAAAGTTTTAGATGAAATAGCTAGATCGGAAAGCAAGCATTTCCTCATATTGTTTCGAGATGCTGGTTGCCAATTCCGTGCTCTCTATTCTTACTGTCCAGATCGAGAAGAAGTATCGAAGTTGTATGGCACTGGACCTAAACAAGTCTTCGATAAAATGTTTGATAAGTTCTTTAAGTAAGTATCcttctttttacaatataatacttttattcagaaattttattaaaatagagtatatattattttcatttaaaatatataatacgtattatgTGTTCTTCTAGATATAATTCTGGAGGAAAGTGTTTCTCCCAAGTTCACACAAAGCATCTGACTGTAACCATAGATGCCTTTACGATACACGACAGTCTTTGGCAAGGTAAAAAAGTGAATTTaccaaacaaaaagaacatgCCTCTCGTCATATAGTTTTACACAAGTGTCACTCTTAACATTATGCTACCATGCCCTTTCTTGTTCATAGTTACTATTTTAATACAGGCCCATATTAAATTAATGCAAACGTTGCGTTCTTAGTCAATTTTATAAGGACACCCGATGATCGGTGCTGactcgattattaattatgttacgAGTTGTGCGATCTTtccaagatttttattttctttttttttctttcttttataagattgcacgaatcatatttttaaacaaacaatgtcattagaatatttctttttttttcctttttcgttctctccttttttcatttcctgtctttctttctttctattttattcttctttattttgtcTCTTAATTTTCTACTGCGTTGATCTCAGCACCGATTTTTGTGTCATAAGATTACCAATATTTACGATAGGAACGGTTTGTTGCCGATGCGTAATATTCGTGCGGATTAACTCTCGACATGTAATCTTGTAATCACGTAAACTGCTGTGTTGCAAATGGAACGCATGACTGATATCAACGTGTTATTCATTTTCCTAAGTTCACTTTTgcaaggagagagagagagagagagagccaggATTATCGCATTTTCATGTTAACAAAAGTCTTGTCTTACTAGTGCATATAATGATGTGATTCGCACAggttttttccatcttttttagatataacaacaacaaaaaatatgtgaattaatattatttttattattattattaatattactattattattattattattattattattattattattattattattattattattaatctagtACGATTGGCTTTTACGAACAGTTAAAAATTAAGCAGACGGGGGATCATTAATTTTCACATATGTCGTATTGATGTATTAAAAGACACAAGAGTGATACTGTCATTAatgttgttatttatattgcgaaaataaatgaagctTTAGCTCACTCcattttacaatttaaaagtaataatttcttctttcctttttcttttcttaatatatctTTACAAAGGCTAAAATTGTTAACATTTCAAATTCACTTGTATTAGATCAAAGTTGATAAATGATTCTTCGTCTTGCATAGTATTTGCAACTGTTGACGGTTGTAGCATATAatgtaatttgtaatttgtaatttgtttGAGGAGAAGAATGTGTAAGAAGAACAGCTCACAGACTATAAAAGtagttttgtaaataaataagttgaGAATGAAAATTAGTGAAGAAAATACCAAATCAGCCTTATGGTCAATCTGggcatagtatatatatatatatgtgtatacatatgtgtgtgtgtttgtgcgcgcgtgtgcgtgtgtgtacgtatatacatatatatatgtatgtatatatatatatatatatcgtgcaagaatgtttttctttatgataCAAAGAGTATATGCATGAATTCGAATTGAACTATAAAATGTGCCGTCAAATGTATGCTACtgagaaaaaaagtgattgTAACTCGTCaacgagaaatgaaaaagaagaaaaaagaactcgactaatatttatttttgattactAACAAATTTTGTCGTCTATTGTAAACCCGTAGTTTCTCACACAATGTCTccatcccttttttttatcaattaattactcTTTGTGATCATCTTGTAAGAGGATAGTGGAATATGGTCGGTGTCGCTgtcgataatttatattctatattcagTGTATTTGAACGCATTGTAATTgacaagaaaattatttctatacatttttGTAATTCTCTTCAGTCTGATTGATAAAACACCATCCATAATCTGTATTcctcaagaaaaagaaaaagaaattgaacaaAAGATATgagattttatagaaaaaaattacgccTAGAaatgatcatttttcttttttcttatcttttcttttttttaatattttttatcttttactttatctaaaaagaatgatttataaatgaaaattaaattagtatCTTCTTAATTTTGTCTCGTTTTGTATCGCAGAGAATGGTATATCTCATTTCAATTACTATTTTCTAGTGGCAAGTGTGCCAATTacaattcttcctttttatcttgttttatatatatatatatatattttttttttcttttttataagagAATGAGATATGCATGGTATGTATATTGATGATTAATTAGTTTGATAACatataaaggaaaaactaTTTATATTGTGCCATAAATTTAACGTCCGCCTTTCGTGTGCGACTGGCATTGGCTCTTTTTGTCTTTGGCAAACGACTAATCTTTTAATGAAAGAGTAAATACGagttttttaatacgatatattccTATAGATACACGATGAGATAGTGTTTAGATAGAAAcgcgagaaaaatattttatagattaatatGGAAGGTCTATCTCTTTTATGTAATTCGTCTTATAGTGACATTTTTAGTTAAGTATAATCATCAAcaaactaatattattattattatttttatttttattattattattattgtaatataatgtgcaaaattgcaatattttatttctgaaATGTTTTAGCATTCAACAATTTAGTCAGATTCGATAGACCCttcatatttttgtataattagacacatagacacacacgtccacacactcacacacagaAAAGAGCATATTGATTAAcattagaaacgaaaaaattatgCGACATATCGAATTTTCTCAAACTTTCTGCGGtcattcgaaaaatataatgtatgtatattttccaTTGGACAATATGAAATAGTGAATTTTGTCAAATTCCGATTAGACAATTCATTGTCCCGTCAAAATTTTTTCAGTAGGGactaaaaaaagtaaaaaaaagataaaatccgTCGATTGTGGTATCCAAAGAGTGTCActtattatattctctctactataaatctattaattcattcattcattcattcatttattcattaaaatatattgccGTAAAACGgtgaaaagtagaagaagctGTGAGCCACCTGTGTCTCTCAGTTATGGTCCGATTTGACAATATTGAATATGAAAATACTATGCGCCATAAAATGACTTTAATAAGGTTTGAGGTGCGAATCGCTATAATAAGTtcacgatgacgatgacgacgacgacgacgacgacgacgacgacgacgataacgacgagattaataatgatgaaaaataataataaaaaaaaacgaaacaaaaaattataatatatacatgcatatatatacatatacatatatatatacatatatacacatatatatatgtatatatatacatatatatatgtatatatatatatatagtcactAATCTTAAGAGTCAACGAGAGACCATTTGGctttatgaaagaaagaaattgaatacGAAAAGAGCTACGAAAAGATACGAAAGTTATAATGTAGCTAAAAATTGAGAGGTGATTGCTTGTgcttgatatttatatttttcaaagggGCGATATATTATTAGTGAGCTGTTGGATTTGACGTTTAATGCATACcgttttaaacaaaaaaaaaaaaaggaaaatgctAAGCGAGCGacagagtgtgagagagagagagagagagagagagagagagagagagaaacagaaagattaaaataaaaactggACTACTGACGTATTTGTACGCTGCAGTAATCGCGCttactaataataaagaattacctttatgtaataatcgttcgtttttattatcacgAAAACATTGtcaaatgaattatttttaattaatccatACCTGTAAATATTAcggttttatatacataatatatgaaCGAAACTAATgctcaataaataaataaataaaaatatatatatatatacatatatatatatattaaacataagAAATTAAGTTTCGATCGTATTATATTGTTAGCATCTTGCAGCGAAtgtcattaataaaataatataatgtactTGTAATagattcttttccttcttaatGAAACTAAAATTACTCTACCTTCAGTTTAAATT
The DNA window shown above is from Vespula pensylvanica isolate Volc-1 chromosome 18, ASM1446617v1, whole genome shotgun sequence and carries:
- the LOC122635622 gene encoding patronin isoform X1, coding for MDRNAGDDRRKGPAGEHHLQQQQQQQQQQQYQLAGGDAEHFSDAYDSRQAKQRASVKWLLSKAYNNRVPDNLREPYYRDHEDQEHLKPQIVHALSNAELYCLALANIYSDPNYHNQNHCGILQALARKGVNVAESNNTQLTETILIQNSPIKMSAHMAVIEGLMALYAKEVVTGDRVVSAIRRFDPQADVEVPNDHEKGLLLWISHASHALIAKIQTEEGAGDKTRLPELPAAKDFQSLCDGVGLAAVVAFYCPGELNWMDIRVSKRPSVADALHNLSLVHTFCTRCLPYSIFHMQPEDVTYMRGSMKPNLVVFLADMYNVLEIHPAKCVRYPGEERAMQFLDACPRNSHGVAHKRSLPQSIAPIPDLRSNLSVSAPGFTVAKSVPSSTVKKSQSLQQTAESHSYDDRRAGSEESFVVHRGKGIPTLSSVADEKIIGRAEAAGRPSNWEDQRRTSYAGRRSRRNSVTDDSQLTIENFGGSQDNLHNFGRNPDKEVGVYTGKRSTTEPTLPARSSVQDVYGSGVQHILADNGYNNEEPSRLRRQASNSSLDNVALKSILHSSENDNNDGSTTKLSSFSNLSKQSMEKGINLTYTDQERDDNSTKSNVSSKKYGQSNGNGIAEKKTTFATLPNTTTWQQQSTQHSQQIEHQSIDENGGNTVMASQLNNIRLKLEEKRRHIENEKRRMEVVMSKQRQKVGKAAFLQAVTKGKVKSPSSSTSGGDSPEEIGPPTPVTSASSGETPTSVSEAIPVPQQPSQEKPQRPFSLKEISEDVRDVEHKWLEQDGSAPFIETRRTPDIENMDLEQYHQSISLMNNSLSEIQADIQRLANQQNQIQQQHLMTQHQQQMQQQLQQLQSLSQQHMQSYGMSPMSTLTPRIQDSQQSQFYLHDQPQLQRRTWGQPPPNQNLTNEMNVGYQQSIDSRFNPQTTAYQQDMRLYQDTRSWNTHPSQQKGFVFHETSQEPRYLNGGDHSLCNNQMNQPVSTYPTSASLFNQTASTTASPQHRNAIHRISQLMSESPESKRPTVHHIPMTCESPTEKRQCATLHTPVPAPPVDDMKPQNISFIGNDDEVVQGIRGLHITSGSRTYRIPSPTRPSISRNSFQPHPSLREATPSPSRTPEVTPLDPTDAGEKGFYISFDNDVPKKPKPTLRVKRTSPKKERNVSSYIEHDDYAVRTESPPVSVTERQKQLEAQRDLERERQRQAEEREFHRQEMRDRELQKEIDRERQRERQRDSSTEGRQSSSAGLVIGKQLTNPDPNSLDEMERKKERIMLLSLQRRQQQEEMKERKEAEAQARREQEKLKAEERARKKEEERQRRANILEQYKVKKAIEEAEREGKVIDKELLNAIKPTKLRNKTATTRPRPKTIHVDAGTELDSGALTPSRGKKGSSSNLSTASLTSPTMRRDYYRGSQDSLTAAHLDDRRSGPLYRGGSLRVSSVDSPDDGRGSSPCRSVKQLGRRGSYKTSRDVQEPQQQVRGRPKYPTYQNFKGRKSNSLMNLCGSSSDQDGMMCRYTDTDSGLGRATPPRRAPSPGMGSMRHLPSPSGPGSLPPGLMTKRRVFDDGSSDISSTPSSMMDYSGPRLYKQPTTKSNRGIMLNAVEYCVFPGTVNKEAKRKVLDEIARSESKHFLILFRDAGCQFRALYSYCPDREEVSKLYGTGPKQVFDKMFDKFFKYNSGGKCFSQVHTKHLTVTIDAFTIHDSLWQGKKVNLPNKKNMPLVI